One window from the genome of Acuticoccus sp. I52.16.1 encodes:
- a CDS encoding SDR family NAD(P)-dependent oxidoreductase, whose protein sequence is MTVASAPSSDAADKRARLARLMRERRAAEAAVPARGVWERVAAVAAASPRAVAVEDGSRSLTAAALVDAAEALAASLADAGVGEGDVVALALPRGVGLAVAILAVARRGAAWLPLEADDAPLRRAKQLARTPPVAAIVADGGAPVPDGVPRIALPSPYAAPSGARQASPGGATPSRIEAGPSVAEDMRPLADAASPRTGAASVDAAASPPRTVDTPARPAATSPGADGTPPRVETGDAAGSDAAARAGTVLAGAALAGAGTRPAAVDGGIFAVVWPGEAPVAVGAGRIAAQLDGAAAILPLGPGDRVPFAASLHADALLLELLWPLAAGATVVVAPSAGPQALAAWIGGRAITAAHLTPSTLAQLGPGAGGLRRIALCGEPLAPAVLAPLIEAGVALTCVLAWPQAGGPVLARQASAQDDAGAALGRPTGGAVQIVDRRGGAVPAGVPGTLTVDGRATDLVVRRRRADQEIELVAMAGRRRFVDGRLVDLDAVVAAARALAGVADAAALVRREATGRNVLVLAVVPRAATLPPGFAAALAERLAPWSRPEHILPVTAIPLDARGTADEAALARLPVVDDALARRVETAMRAAGIDAAVAVRPRSFAPGTAELPALTPRARVRPAAECGAPVAEGRPAYAAGGPLVLPPDAPRTLTEALSRTAADWPGRGIVALDAAGAETRLSYADLLAEALRIAGGLAARGLKPGDPVILQVAEHRRYFPAFWGAVLAGLRPVTIAVSATYAQPGGTVLKLTNAWRLLDRPPILAPADLAAPLAEAAAHTGGEPLAVLVLEDLAAAEPAVPHPAAPEDVLFLQLSSGSTGVPKIIKVTHGGVVAHIHGDIAVCGDHAGDVDVNWLPLDHVVPLLTCHLKDTYLGCEQVELVTGDVIADPLHWLRAIARYRATRTWAPNFGFKLVTTALAAAPEARFDLSTVRHLMNAGEQVTAPVIEDFLAAVAPFGLSRTAMQPAFGMAEACTCMTYENGYRGSASLIRAAKASLGGVLRVPVDGEPEAAFVRLGGPVPGVEIRIADAAGATLPEGVIGRFQIRGAVVTPGYVANPEADAQAFVGDGWFNSGDLGVIVDGGLALTGREKETIVVNGANFYCYEVEDVVNAVAGVAPTFAAATAAPSEETGSEGLAVFFVVEEGCDAAVVARRVRGAVASRLGIDPRHVVPIAREDFPKTTSGKIQRTRLKARLDALAPAAGATVPAWFYRETWRPRVATPGGSPGTLIALDVPAWLDPVRAAWAERGPWQAVPVADRAADLGAVLAAAPADAVMLAGMDAPGAQCADVVRAVARVAALAQRLNAVRDGLAGRRLVVVTRGALAAGGVVPAPPAAALRVALRSLAHEIPEVAVTLLDLPADAPAAPVIEALESVMDAPEVAWRDGARLVPRLERVDPARNLAAPLVRGGRYLVTGGNGAIGRALCRWLVERCDASVVALGRRPAESAPPPGPGVVYRAADLADRAALSQAIAEVERAGGALDGVFHLAGAADGRALAEESEATLRPALAAKVAGALHLAEIFAARPDVALTLFGSVNAVFGGAGAGAYAAANAALDAVARQRVAAGGQALAVHWSQWEASPMAERFGLAEFASARGFLPIATGDGLASLAAAMAGGDTALVIGLDGTNPNLRDRLVEPPRGLEELTVYVAGETERAAGVAPTDRFGAAVPVRLLAVDAIARAADGEVDRAALARADGRAVGGDDGAPRSETERRLAAIWADLLGRGGVGRDEDFFAVGGHSLVAARLMLRIRKEFGRELPLRAVFGAPTIAGMAAALDGAAARPPLPGCVVPLQGEGGGAPIFCVHPAGGSPLCYLLLAGHLGVGQPFYGFQAVGLVDGERPLRTVEALAAHYVEAARQVVPQGPLRLAAWSSGGPVAFEMARQVEAAGGAVDLVALFDCGLMESDNPVRGPAPVRAAKGLAMVARYMAQVRWPRSWAELTVLARMIGLVLPARMRDLRPRVLGELVRSLRLFNLNTMAAIRYRPGRYGGRVVLFRADRSRPRGADPTVADLTRFAGSVDVVAVAGSHMSIVLDPDDAAGLAAALGQVLAAQSSSTTAPERGGDTMKRWEGPRK, encoded by the coding sequence CGCCCGTGGCCGCGATCGTCGCCGACGGCGGCGCTCCGGTGCCGGACGGCGTACCGCGGATCGCACTGCCATCGCCCTACGCCGCGCCGTCGGGCGCCCGACAAGCGTCGCCGGGCGGCGCGACGCCCTCGCGGATCGAGGCCGGCCCCTCCGTTGCGGAAGACATGCGGCCTCTAGCGGACGCCGCATCGCCTCGCACGGGGGCCGCATCCGTCGACGCCGCCGCCTCACCGCCTCGCACGGTGGACACGCCGGCTCGACCGGCGGCGACCTCGCCCGGCGCGGACGGCACGCCGCCTCGCGTCGAGACCGGCGACGCGGCCGGAAGCGATGCGGCCGCACGCGCTGGGACCGTTCTCGCCGGGGCCGCCCTCGCTGGCGCCGGCACACGGCCCGCCGCCGTGGACGGGGGGATCTTCGCCGTCGTCTGGCCGGGGGAGGCACCGGTCGCGGTCGGGGCCGGACGGATCGCGGCGCAGCTCGACGGCGCGGCCGCGATCCTGCCGCTCGGGCCCGGCGACCGGGTGCCCTTCGCCGCCTCCCTCCACGCCGACGCGCTGCTGCTGGAGCTGCTGTGGCCGCTCGCCGCCGGCGCGACGGTGGTCGTCGCCCCGAGCGCCGGGCCGCAGGCGCTCGCGGCATGGATCGGCGGGCGGGCGATCACCGCGGCCCATCTGACCCCGTCGACGCTGGCGCAGCTCGGCCCCGGCGCAGGCGGGTTGCGGCGGATCGCGCTCTGCGGCGAGCCGCTCGCTCCCGCGGTGCTGGCGCCACTGATCGAGGCGGGCGTCGCGCTCACCTGCGTGCTCGCCTGGCCGCAGGCGGGCGGGCCGGTCCTCGCCCGCCAGGCCTCGGCGCAGGACGACGCGGGGGCCGCGCTCGGCCGACCGACGGGCGGGGCGGTGCAGATCGTCGATCGCCGCGGTGGCGCGGTGCCGGCGGGCGTGCCGGGAACGCTGACGGTCGACGGCCGAGCGACCGATCTCGTCGTGCGCCGCCGCCGCGCCGATCAGGAGATCGAGCTCGTCGCCATGGCGGGGCGACGCCGCTTCGTCGACGGACGGCTCGTCGACCTCGACGCGGTCGTGGCCGCAGCGCGCGCGCTGGCGGGTGTGGCCGATGCCGCCGCGCTCGTGCGCCGCGAGGCCACGGGCCGCAACGTCCTCGTCCTCGCCGTGGTGCCGCGCGCGGCGACCTTGCCGCCCGGTTTCGCCGCGGCGCTGGCCGAGCGTCTCGCCCCCTGGTCGCGTCCGGAGCACATCCTCCCGGTCACCGCCATCCCGCTCGATGCCCGCGGGACGGCCGATGAAGCCGCCCTCGCACGCCTTCCGGTGGTGGACGATGCCCTCGCCCGCCGCGTGGAGACGGCGATGCGGGCGGCCGGCATCGACGCTGCCGTCGCCGTGCGGCCGCGCAGCTTCGCGCCCGGCACCGCCGAACTCCCGGCGCTCACCCCGCGCGCACGGGTGCGGCCGGCGGCCGAATGCGGCGCGCCCGTCGCCGAAGGCCGGCCGGCCTACGCCGCCGGCGGCCCGCTCGTGCTGCCGCCGGACGCCCCGCGCACGCTGACCGAGGCTCTGTCGCGCACCGCCGCGGACTGGCCGGGCCGCGGCATCGTCGCTCTCGACGCCGCGGGCGCCGAGACGCGGCTCTCCTACGCGGACCTCCTCGCCGAAGCGCTGCGGATCGCCGGCGGGCTGGCCGCGCGCGGCCTCAAGCCGGGCGATCCGGTGATCCTGCAGGTCGCCGAGCACCGGCGCTATTTCCCGGCCTTCTGGGGCGCTGTGCTGGCGGGCCTGCGGCCGGTGACGATCGCCGTCAGCGCCACCTACGCGCAGCCCGGCGGCACCGTGCTGAAGCTCACCAACGCGTGGCGCCTGCTGGACCGGCCGCCGATCCTGGCGCCGGCGGATCTGGCGGCGCCGCTCGCCGAGGCCGCGGCGCATACCGGCGGCGAGCCGCTCGCAGTGCTTGTGCTCGAAGATCTCGCCGCCGCGGAGCCGGCCGTGCCGCACCCGGCAGCCCCCGAGGACGTCCTCTTCCTGCAGCTCTCGTCGGGGTCGACGGGGGTGCCGAAGATCATAAAGGTGACCCACGGCGGCGTCGTCGCCCACATCCACGGCGATATCGCCGTGTGCGGCGACCATGCCGGCGACGTCGACGTCAACTGGTTACCGCTCGACCATGTCGTGCCGCTGCTGACGTGCCACCTGAAGGACACCTACCTCGGCTGCGAGCAGGTGGAGCTGGTGACCGGCGACGTGATCGCCGACCCGCTGCACTGGCTCCGCGCCATCGCGCGTTACCGCGCGACGCGGACCTGGGCGCCCAACTTCGGCTTCAAGCTGGTGACGACGGCACTCGCAGCAGCGCCGGAGGCCCGGTTCGATCTCTCCACCGTGCGTCACCTCATGAACGCCGGCGAGCAGGTGACGGCACCGGTGATCGAGGATTTCCTCGCCGCCGTCGCCCCGTTCGGGCTAAGCAGGACGGCGATGCAACCCGCCTTCGGCATGGCCGAGGCGTGCACATGCATGACCTACGAGAACGGCTATCGCGGGTCGGCCTCGCTGATCCGCGCCGCCAAAGCGTCGTTGGGCGGGGTGCTGCGCGTGCCGGTCGACGGGGAGCCGGAGGCGGCGTTCGTGCGGTTGGGCGGACCGGTGCCGGGCGTCGAGATCCGCATCGCCGACGCCGCCGGGGCGACGCTGCCGGAGGGCGTGATCGGTCGCTTCCAGATCCGCGGGGCGGTGGTGACGCCGGGCTACGTCGCCAACCCGGAGGCGGACGCGCAAGCCTTCGTCGGCGACGGTTGGTTCAACTCGGGCGACCTCGGCGTGATCGTGGACGGGGGCCTGGCGCTGACCGGGCGTGAGAAGGAAACGATCGTCGTCAACGGCGCCAACTTCTACTGCTACGAGGTGGAGGACGTCGTGAACGCCGTGGCGGGGGTCGCGCCGACCTTCGCCGCCGCCACCGCCGCGCCGAGCGAGGAGACCGGCAGCGAGGGGCTCGCGGTCTTCTTCGTGGTCGAGGAGGGTTGCGACGCGGCGGTGGTCGCCCGAAGGGTGCGCGGCGCCGTCGCCTCCCGCCTCGGCATCGACCCGCGCCACGTGGTGCCCATCGCCCGCGAGGACTTTCCCAAGACCACGAGCGGCAAGATCCAGCGCACCCGGCTGAAGGCGCGCCTCGACGCGCTCGCGCCGGCCGCCGGTGCCACGGTCCCGGCCTGGTTCTACCGCGAGACATGGCGCCCGCGCGTCGCAACCCCTGGCGGGTCCCCCGGGACGCTGATCGCGCTGGACGTGCCGGCGTGGCTCGACCCCGTGCGTGCCGCCTGGGCCGAGCGTGGCCCATGGCAGGCCGTCCCCGTGGCCGACCGCGCTGCGGATCTCGGCGCCGTGCTCGCCGCGGCGCCGGCCGATGCGGTGATGCTGGCCGGCATGGACGCGCCGGGCGCGCAGTGTGCGGACGTGGTGCGCGCAGTGGCGCGGGTCGCGGCATTGGCGCAGCGGTTGAACGCGGTGCGCGACGGGCTCGCCGGGCGCCGGCTCGTGGTCGTGACGCGGGGCGCGTTGGCGGCGGGCGGGGTGGTGCCGGCTCCGCCCGCGGCGGCCCTGCGGGTGGCGCTTCGCAGCCTCGCCCATGAGATCCCGGAAGTCGCCGTCACCCTGCTCGACCTTCCGGCGGACGCTCCGGCGGCACCGGTCATAGAGGCGCTGGAGAGCGTGATGGACGCGCCGGAGGTCGCCTGGCGCGACGGGGCGCGTCTCGTGCCGCGGCTGGAGCGGGTGGACCCGGCGCGCAACCTCGCCGCGCCGCTGGTTCGCGGGGGGCGCTATCTCGTCACCGGCGGCAACGGGGCGATCGGCCGCGCCCTGTGCCGATGGCTCGTGGAGCGGTGCGACGCGTCGGTCGTGGCGCTGGGCCGGCGGCCGGCCGAGAGCGCCCCGCCGCCGGGCCCGGGCGTGGTCTACCGCGCGGCCGACCTCGCCGACCGGGCAGCGCTCTCGCAGGCGATCGCCGAAGTGGAACGGGCGGGCGGTGCGCTCGACGGGGTCTTCCACCTCGCCGGAGCGGCCGACGGGCGCGCCCTCGCCGAGGAGTCGGAGGCGACGCTCCGCCCCGCGCTGGCCGCCAAGGTCGCCGGGGCGCTCCATCTGGCGGAGATCTTCGCCGCGCGGCCGGACGTGGCGTTGACGCTGTTCGGCTCGGTCAACGCCGTGTTCGGTGGGGCGGGCGCAGGGGCCTATGCGGCCGCCAACGCCGCACTCGATGCCGTGGCGCGGCAGCGGGTCGCGGCCGGCGGCCAGGCTCTCGCCGTGCATTGGAGCCAGTGGGAGGCGAGCCCGATGGCCGAGCGCTTCGGCCTCGCCGAGTTCGCCTCGGCACGCGGCTTCCTGCCGATCGCCACGGGCGACGGGCTCGCGTCGCTGGCCGCGGCGATGGCCGGAGGCGACACCGCCCTCGTCATCGGCCTCGACGGGACCAACCCCAACCTCCGCGACCGTCTGGTGGAGCCGCCGCGCGGGCTCGAGGAACTCACCGTCTACGTCGCCGGCGAAACGGAACGGGCCGCCGGTGTGGCGCCCACCGACCGGTTCGGCGCCGCGGTGCCGGTCCGGCTCCTGGCGGTGGACGCGATCGCGCGCGCGGCGGACGGCGAGGTCGACCGGGCGGCACTGGCGCGGGCCGACGGCCGCGCCGTCGGCGGAGACGACGGGGCGCCGCGCTCCGAGACCGAGCGCCGGCTCGCCGCCATCTGGGCCGATCTCTTGGGCCGGGGCGGCGTGGGCCGGGACGAGGACTTCTTCGCCGTCGGCGGCCACTCGCTGGTGGCGGCCCGGCTGATGCTGCGGATCCGCAAGGAGTTCGGGCGCGAGCTGCCGCTGCGGGCGGTCTTCGGCGCGCCGACGATCGCCGGGATGGCGGCGGCGCTCGACGGGGCGGCGGCCCGCCCGCCGTTGCCCGGTTGTGTCGTACCGTTGCAGGGCGAGGGCGGCGGGGCGCCGATCTTCTGCGTCCATCCCGCCGGCGGCAGTCCGCTCTGCTACCTCCTTCTCGCCGGCCACCTCGGCGTGGGCCAGCCCTTCTACGGCTTCCAGGCCGTCGGCCTCGTCGACGGCGAGCGGCCGCTGCGCACCGTCGAGGCTCTGGCGGCGCACTATGTCGAGGCCGCGCGGCAGGTCGTGCCGCAGGGGCCGCTCCGGCTGGCGGCGTGGTCGTCCGGCGGACCGGTCGCATTCGAGATGGCGCGGCAGGTGGAAGCGGCGGGCGGTGCCGTCGACCTCGTCGCCCTGTTCGACTGCGGGCTGATGGAGAGCGACAACCCGGTGCGAGGCCCGGCCCCGGTGCGCGCCGCCAAGGGTCTCGCGATGGTGGCCCGCTACATGGCGCAAGTCCGCTGGCCGCGCTCCTGGGCCGAGCTGACGGTGCTGGCGCGCATGATCGGCCTCGTCCTGCCGGCGCGGATGCGCGATCTGCGGCCGCGCGTCCTCGGCGAGCTTGTCCGCTCGCTGCGGCTCTTCAACCTCAACACCATGGCCGCGATCCGCTATCGGCCCGGCCGTTACGGCGGCCGCGTCGTCCTCTTCCGTGCCGATCGTTCGCGGCCGCGGGGCGCGGACCCGACCGTCGCCGACCTCACCCGGTTCGCCGGCTCGGTCGACGTGGTCGCCGTGGCCGGGAGCCATATGTCTATCGTGCTCGATCCCGACGATGCCGCCGGCCTCGCGGCGGCGCTCGGACAGGTTCTCGCGGCGCAGAGCTCTTCCACCACCGCACCCGAACGGGGCGGCGACACAATGAAGCGATGGGAAGGACCCAGGAAATGA
- a CDS encoding patatin-like phospholipase family protein, translating into MTYRILAMDGGNAGRAGVFLSDIERRAETLGKTFLKDVDLFAGTSSGAMNAMLLAWFEDPVVALEAILRFEDEVRNQGPSGPIELAGMLMGTSAAMNQSKIKAFCDETFGEAALLSDLKRPVLIPAFQLDAIDTHIEITRPGTEAVLPHRRWSTRVFTNMPGDPGASELIVDVALRTMAMPIQYPIHQSVTGIGPGYIDGGIFANNPAMMALTHSLTQQDLADITVLSLGVPRNLSGDRTHLEPDLRDGSADWGYRQWMLDPINPLMLMDLFIQAGVDAVNTQARQLLGARYVRIEPKVYEGAFWDRTDVTTELDTNFDILTSLSWIRTTGAPEASVSTVGAPDA; encoded by the coding sequence ATGACCTACCGTATCTTGGCGATGGACGGCGGCAATGCCGGGCGGGCCGGTGTGTTCTTGTCCGACATCGAGCGCCGCGCCGAAACCTTGGGCAAGACATTCCTCAAGGACGTCGACCTCTTCGCCGGCACGTCGTCGGGCGCGATGAACGCGATGCTGCTCGCCTGGTTCGAGGACCCCGTCGTCGCGCTGGAGGCGATCCTGCGGTTCGAGGACGAGGTGCGCAACCAGGGCCCGTCCGGGCCGATCGAGCTGGCGGGCATGCTGATGGGCACCTCCGCGGCGATGAACCAGAGCAAGATCAAGGCGTTCTGCGACGAGACCTTCGGCGAGGCGGCCCTGCTGTCGGACCTGAAGCGCCCGGTCCTGATCCCGGCCTTCCAGCTCGACGCGATCGACACGCACATCGAGATCACCCGTCCCGGAACCGAGGCGGTGCTGCCTCACCGCCGCTGGTCGACCCGTGTGTTCACCAACATGCCGGGCGACCCGGGCGCCAGCGAGCTGATCGTCGACGTCGCGCTGCGCACGATGGCGATGCCGATTCAGTACCCGATCCACCAGAGCGTGACGGGCATCGGGCCCGGCTATATCGACGGGGGCATCTTCGCCAACAACCCGGCGATGATGGCGCTCACCCACTCGCTGACGCAGCAGGACCTGGCCGACATCACCGTCCTGTCGCTGGGCGTGCCGCGCAACCTCTCGGGCGATCGCACGCACCTGGAGCCCGATCTGCGCGACGGCTCGGCCGATTGGGGCTACCGGCAGTGGATGCTGGATCCGATCAATCCGCTGATGCTGATGGATCTCTTCATCCAGGCCGGCGTCGACGCGGTGAACACGCAGGCCCGTCAGCTCCTCGGCGCGCGTTATGTGCGCATCGAGCCGAAGGTCTACGAGGGCGCCTTCTGGGACCGCACCGACGTCACCACCGAACTCGATACCAACTTCGACATTCTGACCTCGTTGTCCTGGATCCGCACCACCGGGGCGCCGGAGGCGAGCGTCTCGACAGTGGGCGCGCCGGACGCCTGA
- a CDS encoding alpha/beta fold hydrolase — protein MSVAGGDGLHFVAEGEGPGLLFIHGAGGNAAVWWQQAGAFAPSHRVVAYDLAGFGRSGPLPVEAVPQRLAADAAAVLDRAGVERATVVCQSLGGWSGVRLALERPERVERLVMCATPGGVVHMPAVQSYIESTRRMDERGPVSLALSAAFAAAMPSKANLYQSLSAANAPLDRAVVAKLFSPEVMLPPERLAQIACPVLIIAGEEDPIWPPAALEGMVAHFPSARMEVIPGTGHSAYFEVPERFNAVLRAFLG, from the coding sequence ATGAGCGTCGCTGGCGGAGACGGGTTGCACTTCGTGGCCGAGGGGGAGGGGCCGGGGCTGCTCTTCATCCACGGCGCCGGCGGCAACGCGGCGGTGTGGTGGCAGCAGGCGGGGGCGTTCGCCCCCTCGCACCGGGTCGTCGCCTACGATCTCGCCGGGTTCGGCCGCTCGGGGCCGCTGCCGGTGGAGGCGGTGCCGCAGCGCCTCGCGGCCGACGCGGCGGCGGTCCTCGACCGGGCGGGCGTGGAGCGGGCGACGGTCGTTTGCCAATCGCTCGGCGGGTGGAGCGGCGTGCGCCTCGCGCTGGAGCGGCCGGAACGGGTGGAGCGGCTGGTGATGTGCGCCACGCCGGGCGGGGTCGTCCACATGCCGGCGGTTCAGTCCTACATCGAGAGCACGCGGCGGATGGACGAGCGTGGACCGGTCTCGCTGGCACTGAGCGCCGCGTTCGCCGCCGCCATGCCCAGCAAAGCCAATCTCTACCAGTCCCTCTCGGCCGCCAACGCGCCGCTCGACCGGGCGGTGGTCGCCAAGCTCTTCTCGCCGGAGGTGATGCTGCCGCCCGAGCGCCTCGCCCAGATCGCCTGCCCGGTGCTCATCATCGCCGGCGAGGAGGACCCGATCTGGCCCCCCGCGGCGCTAGAGGGCATGGTCGCGCACTTCCCCTCGGCCAGGATGGAGGTCATCCCCGGGACCGGCCACTCGGCCTATTTCGAGGTGCCGGAGCGGTTCAACGCCGTCCTGCGGGCTTTCCTGGGCTGA
- a CDS encoding DUF1217 domain-containing protein, which translates to MSVALSYRLISNNLDRQLEITAKQGSVKLESEYYLENYQSVGSIDEFLENTRLFTTAMKAFGLEEMAFAKGYMRKILEEGMSDPRSLGNRTTDPRIQEFARAFDFESFGDLTMKRTATGQAVVDKFVRQQLEETAGVLDGEGVRLALYFERMAGDINSAYDILADKAMSKVVRTALGLPAAFSGADIDKQAAVIKERLDGIDFTDPQALQQFLTRFTALWDATENVASDPILTLFAGGGSSMPTISLDLAMSLSSLRLGGA; encoded by the coding sequence ATGTCCGTCGCACTGAGCTATCGGCTGATTTCCAACAACCTCGACCGCCAGCTCGAGATCACGGCGAAGCAGGGGTCGGTGAAGCTGGAGTCCGAGTACTACCTGGAGAACTACCAGTCGGTCGGCTCGATCGACGAGTTCCTGGAGAACACTCGCCTCTTCACGACCGCGATGAAGGCCTTCGGCCTGGAAGAGATGGCCTTCGCCAAGGGCTACATGCGCAAGATCCTCGAGGAGGGGATGAGCGATCCCCGCTCGCTCGGCAACCGCACCACCGACCCGCGGATCCAGGAGTTCGCCCGCGCGTTCGACTTCGAGTCCTTCGGCGACCTGACGATGAAGCGCACGGCGACCGGGCAGGCGGTGGTCGACAAATTCGTGCGCCAGCAGCTGGAGGAGACCGCCGGCGTGCTCGACGGCGAGGGCGTGCGGCTGGCGCTCTACTTCGAGCGGATGGCCGGCGACATCAACTCCGCCTACGACATCCTCGCCGACAAGGCGATGAGCAAGGTCGTGCGGACCGCGCTGGGCCTGCCGGCCGCGTTCTCCGGCGCCGACATCGACAAGCAGGCGGCCGTCATCAAGGAGCGCCTGGACGGCATCGACTTCACCGATCCCCAGGCGTTGCAGCAGTTCCTCACCCGCTTCACCGCCCTTTGGGACGCGACGGAGAACGTCGCCAGCGATCCCATCCTGACCCTCTTCGCCGGGGGCGGGTCGTCCATGCCGACGATCTCGCTGGACCTGGCCATGTCCCTCTCATCCCTACGACTTGGAGGTGCCTGA
- the flgF gene encoding flagellar basal-body rod protein FlgF translates to MASELYVSLSGQKAMETRLATVANNVANMRTGGFRAETVNFDTVLSDYRADRVNFAAVGEMHIDRSAGPIELTGNPLDVAIFGDGWFGVETPSGVAYTRDGRFSISPEGDLRTLTGYGVMDEGGAPIQLEPAGGEVIIGADGTMTQGGRQVGVLGLFTIAADADLTRYGDTAVLTDVQAEPVVDRLANGVRQGYREGSNVNAIQAISELIEVQRAFDHSTTAVADREETLQRAVRTLGAE, encoded by the coding sequence GTGGCATCTGAACTTTATGTGTCGTTGTCCGGCCAGAAGGCCATGGAGACGCGACTTGCGACGGTGGCGAACAATGTCGCCAACATGCGGACCGGAGGCTTCCGGGCCGAAACGGTCAACTTCGACACCGTCCTCAGCGACTATCGGGCCGACCGGGTGAACTTCGCTGCGGTCGGCGAGATGCACATCGACCGCTCGGCCGGGCCGATCGAGCTGACCGGCAATCCGCTCGACGTGGCGATCTTCGGCGACGGTTGGTTCGGTGTCGAGACACCCTCCGGCGTCGCCTACACCCGCGACGGCCGGTTCTCGATCAGCCCCGAAGGCGACTTGAGGACACTCACCGGTTACGGTGTGATGGACGAAGGCGGCGCGCCGATCCAGCTGGAGCCGGCCGGCGGCGAGGTGATCATCGGCGCCGACGGCACGATGACGCAGGGCGGGCGCCAGGTGGGTGTCCTCGGCCTCTTCACCATCGCCGCCGACGCCGACCTGACCCGCTACGGCGACACCGCGGTGCTGACCGACGTGCAGGCCGAGCCCGTCGTCGACCGGCTGGCCAACGGCGTGCGGCAGGGGTACCGCGAGGGCTCCAACGTCAACGCCATCCAGGCCATCTCCGAGCTGATCGAGGTGCAGCGCGCGTTCGACCACTCGACCACCGCCGTCGCCGACCGCGAGGAGACCTTGCAGCGCGCCGTGCGCACGCTGGGCGCCGAGTAG
- a CDS encoding HdeD family acid-resistance protein has protein sequence MSSTDVVARDPLYGNLTLNWKWMLGLGILMAVLGIVGLFMTYALTIVGVVWFGVLAIIGGIAQVFDAFKYKGWKSFGAHLLLGLLYLVAGVVLIAMPVQSAWWLTLLIGATFIVTGVLRVIMAFQIRGGGAAVVWLGLTGAISVVLGIMIFGLVDFPDATQLATPEAAAAWFRDWGWIIGLFIALEFLTQGVALAGLALTAKKVNELTGPTAAA, from the coding sequence ATGAGCAGCACCGACGTCGTCGCGCGAGATCCGCTCTACGGCAATCTCACACTCAATTGGAAATGGATGCTGGGGCTGGGCATCCTCATGGCGGTTCTGGGCATCGTCGGCCTGTTCATGACCTACGCGCTCACCATCGTGGGCGTGGTCTGGTTCGGCGTGCTGGCCATCATCGGCGGCATCGCACAGGTGTTCGACGCGTTCAAATACAAGGGCTGGAAGAGCTTCGGCGCGCACCTGTTGCTGGGCCTGCTCTACCTCGTCGCCGGCGTGGTGCTGATCGCCATGCCGGTACAGTCGGCCTGGTGGCTGACGCTGCTGATCGGCGCCACCTTCATCGTGACGGGCGTGCTGCGCGTCATCATGGCCTTCCAGATCCGGGGCGGCGGCGCCGCGGTCGTCTGGCTCGGCCTGACGGGGGCGATCTCGGTCGTGCTCGGCATCATGATCTTCGGCCTGGTGGACTTCCCGGACGCCACGCAGCTCGCCACGCCCGAGGCCGCGGCCGCCTGGTTCCGCGACTGGGGCTGGATCATCGGCCTGTTCATTGCGCTGGAGTTCCTGACCCAGGGCGTCGCGCTCGCCGGCCTGGCGCTGACGGCGAAGAAGGTGAACGAACTCACCGGGCCGACCG